The Sedimentisphaera salicampi genome includes a region encoding these proteins:
- the mcrC gene encoding 5-methylcytosine-specific restriction endonuclease system specificity protein McrC: MISEKPDLTKIPVQNIYYLLSYSWDKLEEAKQTPVSQTNKENLSTLFAKVLINGASRILKRGLDSDYIQKEEMVSRIRGQICFTESFNRTFMRKPALICQFDEFDNNILHNQIIKTTIRRMIRCSEVDREAANDLRKIYRRFDGVDEIDMNKRLFGRVCLNRNNSYYAFLINVCELIYDCLLPSEEAGRFIFNDFRRDHQAMARLFEGFVRNFYAKEQTSFKVASEFVDWDLSGFESSKDKAMLPDMRTDISLTSSGRKIIMDTKFYTRMFQNYYEIEKARSKNLYQIFAYIMNDPFENCEGILLYPSASENKVNHQWIIKGRRISLQTVNLNQNWADIHNELIDILN; encoded by the coding sequence ATGATTAGCGAAAAACCAGACTTAACTAAAATACCGGTTCAAAATATATACTACCTGCTGAGTTATTCATGGGATAAGCTTGAAGAAGCAAAACAGACACCTGTCAGCCAGACCAACAAAGAAAATCTTTCAACGCTTTTTGCAAAAGTTTTGATCAATGGGGCATCACGTATTCTCAAACGCGGACTTGACAGTGATTATATCCAAAAAGAAGAGATGGTCAGCCGGATACGAGGGCAGATATGTTTCACAGAATCATTTAACAGAACTTTTATGCGGAAGCCTGCCCTGATATGCCAATTTGATGAATTCGATAATAACATACTGCACAATCAGATAATTAAAACCACAATTCGCAGAATGATACGCTGCTCTGAGGTGGACAGAGAAGCAGCAAACGATCTTAGAAAAATCTACAGAAGATTTGATGGTGTTGATGAAATTGATATGAACAAAAGGCTCTTTGGCCGAGTGTGTCTTAATCGAAACAACAGCTATTATGCATTTCTGATAAATGTATGTGAGCTCATTTATGATTGCCTTCTACCATCAGAAGAGGCCGGCAGATTCATTTTTAATGACTTCAGAAGAGACCATCAGGCAATGGCGAGGCTTTTTGAAGGCTTTGTTAGAAACTTTTATGCAAAGGAACAAACCAGTTTTAAAGTAGCGTCAGAATTTGTCGATTGGGATCTTAGCGGCTTTGAATCCAGCAAAGATAAGGCGATGCTACCAGATATGCGAACAGATATATCATTAACATCAAGTGGTCGTAAGATCATAATGGATACAAAGTTTTACACCAGGATGTTTCAAAATTATTATGAAATAGAGAAGGCTCGCTCTAAAAATCTGTATCAAATTTTTGCTTATATTATGAATGACCCTTTCGAAAATTGTGAAGGAATTCTGCTTTATCCTTCTGCAAGCGAAAATAAAGTAAATCATCAATGGATTATTAAGGGTCGAAGGATTTCGCTGCAAACAGTAAACCTGAATCAGAATTGGGCTGACATACATAACGAACTGATTGATATCCTGAACTGA
- a CDS encoding AAA family ATPase translates to MSSWVEFYEEFANKLLKYKNNRNSLIEIVSKLKKAESNKLDYLHDKKAPNEKIPLQDICPFTFMGIFNRNIKKNLRVNLANYLAESLSLKNRLPDNFNFDDGIPTLNNFMALFYRFLYLRKEGDIDKLWDVFEASLGYADKSNQEQKEHFVKAFDSAVDLKNVKFNLTSGLFWVRPTKFMTLDSLSRNYLKSNLGIKVPSRKDLSGSNYLNAIDDMKDALSKKGEEISFPELSRQALLSRNASQTEDDETGSHEEIRYWAISPFTKEKWQKWQDEEVATIGWGEIGDLRQYNSKEEVGEAIKKKFPQYSNPIMIQLLCYNFAHELKRGDVVFAKFNQGYDKQQIVGYGVVSGEYEYRKEEDFKLRNSVKVEWKVIGNWNVKENMLSSAKELTDITPYENMVNYYLRLVGESEKAASFSISDAMQDLFMSEETFSGIVDLLQEKKNIILQGAPGVGKTFIAKRIAYSLIGAKDNSKVKMIQFHQSYSYEDFIQGYRPSEDGKFILKDGVFYDFCSKAREDSEGIYVFIIDEINRGNLSKIFGELMMLIEKDKRGKEYSIPLPYSNEGFFIPENVYLIGTMNTADRSLAMVDFALRRRFAFQTLTPHFDKNKFGEFLSSKGISESCLTAIRESMLRLNEEIRKDIHNLGEGFCIGHSFFCPQRDIQNEKLWLRQIYDYEIKPLLEEYWFDNPDKANEMKRLLND, encoded by the coding sequence ATGAGCAGTTGGGTTGAGTTTTATGAAGAGTTTGCAAATAAACTGCTTAAATACAAGAATAACCGCAATTCCTTGATTGAGATTGTTTCCAAACTGAAAAAAGCCGAATCTAATAAATTAGATTATCTACACGACAAAAAAGCCCCAAATGAAAAAATTCCTCTTCAGGATATCTGCCCTTTTACTTTTATGGGAATTTTTAATCGCAATATTAAAAAGAATTTACGTGTTAATCTCGCTAACTATTTAGCTGAATCTTTAAGTCTTAAAAACCGACTGCCAGATAATTTTAATTTTGATGACGGCATTCCCACGCTTAACAATTTCATGGCATTGTTTTACCGTTTCTTGTATCTAAGGAAGGAGGGTGATATAGATAAGCTTTGGGATGTTTTCGAGGCATCCTTGGGTTATGCAGATAAGTCTAATCAGGAACAAAAGGAGCATTTCGTAAAGGCTTTTGATAGCGCGGTTGATCTGAAAAATGTTAAATTCAACTTAACCTCTGGGCTCTTTTGGGTTCGCCCTACTAAATTTATGACTCTTGACAGCCTTTCCAGGAATTATCTTAAATCTAATCTGGGCATTAAAGTCCCAAGTCGTAAAGACTTGAGTGGTTCTAATTACCTGAATGCGATAGATGATATGAAGGATGCTTTAAGTAAGAAAGGGGAAGAAATCTCCTTCCCTGAATTATCAAGGCAAGCATTGCTAAGCAGAAACGCCAGCCAAACTGAAGATGACGAAACTGGATCTCATGAAGAGATTCGCTATTGGGCTATTTCGCCGTTTACAAAAGAAAAATGGCAGAAATGGCAGGACGAAGAAGTTGCAACAATAGGGTGGGGGGAGATCGGTGATTTGCGTCAATACAATTCTAAAGAGGAAGTTGGGGAAGCGATAAAAAAGAAGTTCCCACAGTATTCTAACCCCATAATGATTCAACTGCTCTGTTATAATTTCGCCCATGAACTGAAAAGAGGAGATGTTGTTTTTGCTAAGTTTAATCAAGGCTATGATAAACAGCAGATTGTGGGGTATGGTGTAGTTTCAGGAGAGTATGAATATCGCAAAGAAGAAGACTTTAAATTGAGAAATAGTGTCAAAGTTGAGTGGAAGGTAATAGGCAATTGGAATGTCAAGGAGAATATGCTTAGTTCGGCGAAGGAGCTAACCGATATAACGCCTTACGAGAATATGGTTAATTATTATCTTCGTTTGGTTGGCGAAAGTGAAAAGGCGGCTTCTTTTTCTATCTCTGATGCGATGCAGGATTTGTTTATGAGTGAGGAGACTTTCAGCGGTATAGTTGATTTGCTCCAAGAGAAAAAGAATATCATACTGCAGGGGGCGCCGGGGGTTGGGAAAACATTCATAGCCAAGAGGATAGCGTACAGTCTTATTGGGGCTAAAGATAACAGCAAAGTTAAGATGATCCAGTTTCATCAGTCTTACAGTTATGAAGATTTTATCCAAGGCTACAGACCTAGCGAGGATGGTAAATTTATACTCAAAGACGGGGTATTTTACGATTTTTGCAGCAAAGCAAGGGAAGACTCTGAGGGCATATATGTTTTTATAATTGATGAAATCAACCGCGGAAATCTGAGCAAGATATTCGGTGAGCTGATGATGCTTATAGAGAAAGATAAGCGAGGCAAAGAATATTCAATCCCTCTGCCTTATTCAAATGAGGGTTTTTTCATACCTGAAAATGTTTATTTGATTGGCACAATGAATACCGCAGACCGCTCACTTGCGATGGTAGATTTTGCACTCAGAAGGCGTTTTGCCTTCCAAACTCTTACCCCGCATTTCGATAAGAATAAGTTTGGCGAGTTTTTAAGTTCAAAAGGCATATCTGAGAGCTGTTTAACCGCTATAAGGGAGTCAATGCTCAGGCTCAATGAAGAGATTAGAAAAGACATTCATAATCTCGGGGAAGGTTTCTGCATTGGGCACAGTTTCTTTTGTCCGCAGAGAGATATTCAAAACGAAAAACTTTGGCTGAGACAAATTTATGACTACGAGATTAAACCTTTGCTGGAAGAATATTGGTTCGATAATCCCGATAAGGCGAACGAAATGAAACGGCTTCTAAATGATTAG
- a CDS encoding TlpA disulfide reductase family protein, with amino-acid sequence MDENKNLEDQNSENQQNGQEQGHEGQSKVHKFWPLALIVIIAGAAILIQKTPCCGIAGQSGQAGGNAEGIKQAEVSSSLTGIIPASRLAMESFYGADASEMSVENLEGEKIELAEMEDKNVLVVFWATWCPPCREEIPELKKLRNKYSSDELEIIAISFENEKTVKDFAQEKGINYTVAASSQNELPSPFKDIRAYPTIMFIDKEGKFKAVVEGGIGLDTMEKVISL; translated from the coding sequence ATGGATGAAAACAAAAACTTAGAAGATCAAAACAGCGAAAATCAGCAAAACGGGCAGGAGCAAGGCCATGAGGGCCAGAGCAAGGTTCATAAGTTCTGGCCGCTTGCTTTGATCGTCATTATTGCGGGAGCTGCAATACTGATCCAGAAAACTCCGTGCTGCGGCATAGCAGGACAAAGCGGTCAGGCAGGCGGAAACGCCGAGGGCATAAAGCAGGCAGAAGTGAGCAGTTCGCTTACAGGGATAATTCCCGCAAGCAGGCTTGCTATGGAGAGCTTTTACGGTGCAGATGCCTCAGAGATGTCGGTTGAGAATCTTGAAGGGGAAAAGATCGAACTGGCAGAGATGGAGGATAAGAACGTTTTAGTTGTATTCTGGGCGACGTGGTGTCCGCCGTGCAGGGAGGAAATTCCGGAGCTCAAGAAACTTAGAAACAAGTACAGCTCTGATGAGCTGGAAATTATAGCAATCAGCTTTGAAAATGAAAAAACAGTGAAGGATTTCGCTCAGGAAAAGGGCATAAACTACACAGTTGCGGCAAGCTCGCAAAACGAGCTGCCCTCACCTTTCAAAGATATAAGGGCTTATCCAACGATTATGTTTATAGATAAGGAAGGCAAGTTTAAGGCTGTAGTTGAAGGCGGAATTGGCCTTGATACTATGGAAAAAGTTATTTCGCTGTAA
- the rlmN gene encoding 23S rRNA (adenine(2503)-C(2))-methyltransferase RlmN: MEKDLKSYTLPALQELIAEKSGKKFHAGYIFSFIHEKQHSRLEEITPVPEKLRNILSDEGFFISSLEILERQKDADSTEKFLFSAQDGSKFESVLLDDNGRKTVCISSQAGCRMGCGFCATAGIGFIRNLSSGEIAEQVYAAKRSAEKISNVVFMGMGEPFDNYENAVNAAIILNDSKGLGLGARHITLSTCGLIDRIEDFTQLDKQFRLAVSIHAGYEETRNKLMPINKSNPLAKLFAAVENYCRKTGRRVTLEYCLIDGINDSREEAVKFAQSAQRLKCNVNLIEFNPAGSLRFSAPKKGKTNAFADILRENGIETHIRYRRGRNIKAACGQLGAEWEK; the protein is encoded by the coding sequence ATGGAAAAAGATCTTAAATCATACACCCTTCCCGCTCTGCAGGAGCTTATTGCCGAAAAATCGGGAAAAAAGTTTCACGCAGGCTACATATTCAGCTTTATACACGAGAAGCAGCACAGCAGACTTGAAGAGATCACCCCTGTGCCTGAGAAACTGAGAAACATTCTCTCAGATGAGGGCTTCTTTATAAGTTCTCTGGAGATTCTCGAAAGGCAGAAAGACGCTGACAGCACCGAAAAATTCCTCTTTTCCGCCCAAGACGGAAGCAAATTTGAATCCGTTCTGCTGGATGATAACGGAAGAAAAACAGTTTGCATCTCCTCGCAGGCCGGCTGCAGAATGGGCTGCGGATTCTGCGCTACAGCAGGAATAGGCTTTATAAGGAATCTGTCTTCAGGGGAAATAGCTGAGCAGGTTTACGCCGCAAAAAGAAGCGCTGAGAAAATCAGCAATGTGGTATTTATGGGTATGGGCGAGCCGTTCGATAATTACGAAAATGCAGTGAACGCCGCCATAATTCTCAACGACAGCAAAGGGCTTGGCCTCGGAGCAAGGCATATAACATTAAGCACCTGCGGGCTAATCGACAGAATCGAAGATTTTACCCAATTGGACAAACAGTTCAGACTCGCTGTAAGCATACATGCAGGATATGAGGAAACAAGAAACAAGCTGATGCCAATAAACAAATCCAACCCGCTTGCCAAACTCTTTGCTGCTGTAGAAAACTACTGCCGGAAAACAGGGCGAAGGGTAACGCTTGAATACTGCCTCATCGACGGCATAAACGACAGCAGAGAGGAAGCAGTTAAATTTGCCCAATCAGCCCAGCGGCTCAAATGCAACGTAAATCTCATAGAATTCAATCCCGCTGGAAGCCTGAGGTTCTCAGCACCGAAAAAGGGAAAAACAAACGCATTTGCAGATATCCTTCGCGAGAACGGCATTGAAACCCATATTCGTTACCGCAGAGGCAGGAATATCAAGGCCGCCTGCGGACAGCTCGGCGCAGAATGGGAAAAATAG
- a CDS encoding phosphate ABC transporter substrate-binding protein: MKKTALLTALLACAAVLPAKTLHIDGSTTVGPIGDAFAEFFQTVLHPEMKITVKKTGSGDGAASLSENRCDIAMTSRFLKEKEFKKSISNDVYPVAHVIAMDGVCVVVHPSNPVSKLSSEKIRDIYTGKIKNWSQLGGPDREIIAISRDTSSGTYETFDGMVMEGEKMAASVEYVNSNPQAHARVKTTPGAVGYVGLGFVDKYVRSVDVDGIEPTRRTISKGIYPISRALFFFTNKYPQPGSLVHEFCTFYLTEDGQEIIESKGFVPVTDY, encoded by the coding sequence ATGAAAAAAACAGCATTACTCACTGCACTGCTGGCTTGCGCTGCAGTTTTGCCGGCTAAAACCCTCCACATTGACGGATCAACTACCGTAGGCCCTATCGGGGATGCATTTGCAGAATTTTTCCAAACCGTACTTCATCCTGAGATGAAAATCACTGTTAAAAAAACAGGCTCGGGCGACGGGGCCGCTTCTCTTTCAGAGAACCGCTGCGATATCGCAATGACAAGCCGGTTTTTGAAAGAAAAAGAATTCAAGAAATCTATATCTAACGATGTCTACCCGGTTGCTCACGTAATAGCTATGGATGGAGTGTGCGTTGTAGTGCACCCTTCAAATCCCGTAAGCAAGCTCAGCAGCGAAAAGATAAGGGATATATATACTGGCAAAATAAAAAACTGGAGCCAGCTTGGCGGCCCGGACAGAGAAATTATCGCTATAAGCCGAGACACCTCTTCAGGCACTTACGAAACCTTCGACGGTATGGTAATGGAAGGCGAGAAGATGGCTGCCTCAGTAGAATATGTTAATTCAAATCCTCAGGCTCACGCAAGGGTTAAAACCACTCCAGGGGCAGTAGGCTATGTAGGCCTTGGGTTCGTTGATAAATACGTTCGTTCAGTGGATGTTGACGGGATAGAGCCCACAAGAAGGACAATCTCCAAAGGTATTTACCCGATCAGCAGGGCGCTGTTTTTCTTTACAAATAAGTACCCCCAGCCGGGGAGCCTTGTACATGAATTCTGCACATTCTACCTCACAGAGGACGGGCAGGAAATAATCGAATCAAAGGGTTTTGTACCCGTTACAGATTACTAA
- the pflA gene encoding pyruvate formate-lyase-activating protein: MQSIISVMFTEGYIHSIQSMGTLDGPGTRCVVFLQGCSKRCIYCHNPDSWKMNAGEKTKSSEIIKLVERYRPYYGEKGGITLSGGEPLLQPQFAAEIFEMCRERGIHTALDTAGARPDEKTEKVLSFTDLVLLDIKHCRDEKFREITGEGPEEMFEFLDYITKAGIEMWVRQVIVPEINDSQEDMKQLADLLEGRDNLKKLELLPYHSMGREKWEKLGLDYPLENTKPLEKSEIAGLIDFLRGKNLPAC, encoded by the coding sequence ATGCAAAGTATAATATCGGTTATGTTTACTGAAGGTTATATACATTCTATACAGTCTATGGGTACACTCGACGGGCCGGGTACGAGATGCGTGGTATTTCTTCAGGGCTGCAGCAAACGCTGCATCTACTGCCACAATCCCGATTCATGGAAAATGAATGCAGGGGAAAAGACCAAAAGCTCTGAGATAATCAAGCTCGTAGAGAGATACCGCCCCTACTACGGCGAGAAAGGCGGGATCACTCTGTCCGGAGGTGAACCTCTGCTTCAGCCCCAATTCGCTGCTGAAATCTTCGAGATGTGCAGGGAAAGAGGGATTCACACAGCTTTAGATACGGCAGGTGCGAGGCCGGACGAGAAGACAGAAAAAGTGCTCAGTTTCACCGACCTTGTTCTGCTGGATATAAAGCACTGCAGAGACGAAAAATTCAGGGAAATAACAGGCGAAGGGCCTGAAGAGATGTTTGAATTCCTTGACTACATCACAAAAGCCGGCATAGAGATGTGGGTAAGGCAGGTGATTGTCCCTGAAATCAACGATTCGCAGGAAGATATGAAACAGCTTGCCGACCTTTTAGAGGGCAGAGATAATCTGAAAAAGCTGGAACTGCTGCCTTATCACAGTATGGGCAGAGAAAAATGGGAAAAATTAGGCTTAGACTACCCGCTTGAAAACACAAAACCGCTTGAAAAATCTGAGATTGCAGGTTTAATTGATTTTCTGCGCGGCAAAAACCTGCCGGCCTGCTGA
- a CDS encoding ATP-binding protein, translated as MPQLFWHKNLEFFFDFGNLPRHSFGVLGLSFERDALLVFAVAAVMLIAGFLAALFFFRLKKNNEHHTYSEAVKKGDNIFILWRPVRNNLGIIEDFEISELNNFTSKLLAGKENAPQIALREHNELRELIFESLVETVENKREFKSSYRLENLNKFLSLCTFRTQEGNAVSIGSDQTEAFNAKREKLKDVKQIEFICQLSQMLAAAGTENYRDVISEVLRKVTEYAGFERGMLFLLDKSGESFSAEYQWAVPKGEVELDDFRNVPTESIPMFAEVLKEKGSIFIRSLDDISEESVGERTFLKKKLAESSLFTGVFENKELAGFITLDSINYPPQFNENLLRVLRVTGEVLNNTVKRISATFRQFSEENRFKKLFQNMPSGFALYRAEYNDGEFEDFYLTESNQQFDNLCSRAVYKDSRIGLLCPEERDWLDNYRKAAEEGSKIFFEAFSETSNRYFEIIAASPEEGFLATIVSDRTEKIRSKNELETRIEFEESLSDSLENIAKLNNDNIEYMLKDLFRSLCSYSGADRCILEYRNTGELFSDLYSYEHVHNQLTLSSTNFVEMPESLTAKFEDNIINLQNASLNNQEREYLSKFCETNTENSLCFRSLIGSSLCTIVLSKNDSSLWGENCERMMKICSEPLVNALVRIYAEDSIKQNEEFFREIFEQAPAGILMLNYDREILSANRNCLSILEIESEEEIKGTFFEKYITIPEGKLEDIRNHKETEFLTKIQPEEEDADESEELVKTLKIRVTPQKNASESVLKRAYIVIIDDITESIKDRERIEQANIELRQSNEDLKQFAYVTSHDLQEPVRTITCYLDLLDSELEEKNVNGEAKEYLKYARNGSLKIYSVINDLLQFSKAGFKELKLEQADLGELAEEAAGDLKGLIDETEAEISIGELPTLRCDKVQIYRVFMNLISNAVRFNKKGEKPKVEIYAECIDGIWRICVKDNGIGIEESMRKEIFTIFKRLHEKPDARGTGVGLAICKKIIERHQGAVWVESELGKGSTFCFTFPS; from the coding sequence ATGCCGCAATTGTTTTGGCATAAAAACTTAGAATTCTTCTTTGATTTCGGGAATCTGCCCAGGCATTCCTTTGGCGTATTGGGGCTGTCTTTCGAAAGAGATGCTCTATTGGTTTTTGCCGTTGCGGCGGTTATGCTTATTGCCGGGTTTCTGGCTGCCCTTTTTTTCTTTAGGCTGAAGAAAAACAACGAACACCATACATATTCAGAAGCCGTGAAAAAGGGCGATAATATTTTTATTCTTTGGCGTCCAGTCCGCAATAACCTTGGGATAATAGAAGATTTCGAAATTTCAGAGCTCAACAATTTTACCAGCAAGCTTTTGGCCGGCAAAGAGAATGCCCCCCAGATTGCTCTAAGAGAGCACAACGAGCTGCGTGAATTGATTTTTGAAAGTTTAGTGGAGACAGTTGAAAACAAACGTGAATTCAAGAGCTCTTACAGACTTGAAAATTTGAATAAATTCCTGAGCCTCTGCACCTTCAGAACGCAGGAGGGCAATGCTGTGAGCATCGGTTCAGACCAGACCGAAGCGTTTAACGCAAAACGGGAAAAGCTGAAAGACGTAAAGCAGATTGAGTTTATATGCCAGCTCTCTCAGATGCTTGCCGCTGCAGGCACAGAAAACTACCGAGATGTTATCAGCGAGGTGCTCAGAAAGGTAACTGAATACGCCGGCTTCGAGAGAGGAATGCTTTTCCTCTTGGATAAATCCGGAGAGAGCTTCAGCGCCGAATACCAGTGGGCAGTACCAAAGGGGGAAGTTGAGCTTGATGATTTCAGGAACGTGCCGACAGAAAGCATCCCGATGTTTGCGGAGGTTTTGAAGGAAAAGGGCTCTATATTCATACGTTCACTGGATGATATTTCCGAAGAATCAGTAGGCGAGAGAACTTTCCTCAAGAAAAAGCTCGCTGAATCATCGTTGTTTACAGGCGTCTTCGAAAACAAAGAACTCGCCGGCTTTATTACTCTGGACAGTATAAACTACCCGCCCCAGTTCAATGAAAATCTGCTTCGCGTTCTCAGGGTTACCGGCGAGGTGCTTAACAACACAGTAAAACGAATCAGCGCCACTTTCAGGCAGTTCTCTGAGGAAAACCGCTTTAAGAAGCTCTTCCAGAATATGCCCTCGGGCTTCGCCCTATACCGGGCAGAATACAATGATGGAGAATTTGAAGACTTTTACCTTACCGAATCCAACCAGCAGTTTGACAACTTGTGCAGCAGGGCTGTTTACAAAGACAGCAGGATTGGACTTCTCTGCCCCGAAGAACGGGACTGGCTTGATAATTACAGAAAAGCTGCGGAAGAAGGCTCAAAGATATTTTTTGAGGCATTTTCCGAAACCTCAAACAGATATTTTGAGATAATAGCCGCAAGCCCAGAAGAGGGCTTCCTTGCAACGATTGTATCGGACAGGACTGAAAAGATACGTTCTAAAAATGAGCTTGAAACGAGAATAGAATTCGAGGAATCCCTCTCCGATTCGCTTGAAAATATCGCAAAGCTCAACAACGACAACATCGAATATATGCTCAAGGATCTCTTCCGATCGTTATGCTCCTATTCCGGAGCAGACCGCTGCATACTTGAATACAGAAACACCGGCGAGCTCTTCTCAGACCTGTACAGCTATGAACACGTGCACAATCAGCTTACTCTCAGCTCGACAAACTTCGTGGAAATGCCGGAAAGCCTTACCGCCAAGTTTGAAGATAACATTATCAATCTGCAGAATGCCTCTCTAAACAATCAGGAACGAGAATACCTGAGCAAATTCTGCGAGACAAATACTGAAAACTCATTATGTTTCCGCAGCCTTATAGGCTCGAGCCTCTGCACGATAGTTCTTTCCAAAAATGACAGCTCGCTTTGGGGAGAAAACTGCGAGAGGATGATGAAGATATGTTCCGAGCCTCTCGTAAATGCATTGGTGAGGATTTATGCTGAAGACAGCATCAAGCAAAATGAAGAATTTTTCCGTGAGATCTTTGAGCAGGCCCCTGCGGGAATCTTAATGCTGAATTATGACAGGGAAATCCTTTCTGCAAACAGAAACTGCCTGTCGATTCTGGAAATCGAGAGCGAAGAAGAAATCAAGGGCACTTTTTTTGAAAAGTATATCACCATTCCCGAGGGCAAGCTGGAGGATATAAGAAACCATAAAGAAACCGAATTCCTCACGAAAATACAACCCGAAGAGGAAGATGCTGATGAATCAGAAGAACTCGTAAAAACTCTCAAGATAAGGGTTACTCCGCAAAAAAATGCCTCAGAAAGTGTTTTAAAACGGGCATATATCGTTATAATAGATGACATAACGGAATCTATTAAGGATCGGGAAAGGATTGAGCAGGCTAATATCGAATTGCGTCAGTCAAATGAAGATCTGAAGCAGTTTGCGTATGTAACCTCGCACGACCTTCAGGAGCCTGTGAGAACGATCACCTGCTACCTCGACCTGTTAGACTCCGAACTGGAAGAGAAAAACGTAAACGGTGAAGCGAAAGAATACTTGAAATACGCAAGAAACGGCAGCCTCAAGATTTACAGCGTGATAAATGATCTCTTGCAGTTTTCAAAGGCCGGCTTCAAAGAACTCAAGCTTGAGCAGGCTGATTTGGGCGAGCTTGCTGAAGAGGCAGCAGGAGACCTTAAGGGTCTTATCGATGAAACCGAAGCAGAAATCAGCATTGGCGAACTGCCAACATTGAGATGCGACAAAGTGCAGATATACAGGGTGTTTATGAACCTGATAAGCAATGCTGTGCGGTTTAACAAAAAGGGCGAGAAGCCGAAGGTGGAAATTTATGCCGAATGTATTGATGGAATATGGCGGATTTGCGTTAAGGATAACGGCATAGGCATAGAGGAAAGTATGCGTAAAGAGATCTTTACTATTTTCAAAAGACTGCACGAGAAACCCGACGCCCGCGGAACGGGTGTGGGGCTGGCTATCTGCAAAAAAATAATTGAAAGACATCAGGGCGCTGTCTGGGTTGAATCTGAATTAGGCAAGGGGTCAACGTTTTGTTTTACTTTCCCAAGCTGA